From Miscanthus floridulus cultivar M001 chromosome 15, ASM1932011v1, whole genome shotgun sequence, the proteins below share one genomic window:
- the LOC136508141 gene encoding transcription factor WRKY45-1-like: MAAAAAPYARVMEDMVKGREYATQLQALLRDSPDAGRLLDRILHAMSRTIDTAKAAAAAAEEEASEVQSDVTCTAGSGKRKAAGGGDKRAACRKRGQQGSSVVTKNTKDLEDGHAWRKYGQKEIQNSKYPKAYFRCTHKYDQQCVAQRQVQRRDDDPDTYTVTYIGVHTCRDPATAIAHADAGVADELRHAGSRLISFAANASAATTASTTTTTGNTTSQQAGHKDAAKLEAGGEQEEVLSSLTPAGSSAAADAMRNAAATTPGGPDQGDVTSGLQLQQHCYGGDVADMAAHFGYDDTFWTTLCSDSITDMLEY; encoded by the exons atggcggcagcggcggcgccgtACGCGCGGGTGATGGAGGACATGGTGAAGGGCCGGGAGTACGCGACGCAGCTGCAGGCGCTGCTCCGGGACTCGCCCGACGCCGGCCGCCTCCTGGACCGGATACTCCACGCCATGTCCCGCACCATCGACACGGCcaaggccgcggccgccgccgccgaggaggagGCGTCCGAGGTGCAGAGCGACGTCACCTGCACTGCCGGCAGCGGCAAGAGGAAGGCCGCTGGCGGAGGGGACAAGAGAGCCGCCTGTCGGAAGAG AGGCCAGCAGGGATCATCGGTTGTGACGAAGAACACCAAGGATTTGGAGGACGGACACGCATGGCGCAAGTACGGACAGAAGGAGATACAAAACTCCAAGTACCCAAA GGCCTACTTCCGTTGCACGCACAAGTACGATCAGCAGTGCGTGGCGCAGCGGCAGGTGCAGCGCCGCGACGACGACCCGGACACCTACACGGTCACCTACATCGGCGTGCACACCTGCCGGGACCCCGCCACGGCCATCGCGCACGCGGACGCCGGTGTCGCCGACGAGCTCCGCCACGCGGGGTCCCGCCTCATCAGCTTCGCGGCCAACGCCAGCGCGGCCACCAcagccagcaccaccaccaccaccgggaaCACCACCAGCCAGCAGGCCGGGCACAAGGACGCCGCCAAGCTGGAGGCCGGCGGCGAGCAGGAGGAGGTGCTGAGCAGCCTCACCCCGGCGGGGAGCTCCGCGGCGGCGGACGCGATGCGGAACGCCGCGGCGACGACGCCCGGCGGGCCGGATCAGGGGGACGTGACGTCTGGCCTGCAGCTGCAGCAGCACTGCTACGGCGGTGACGTCGCGGACATGGCGGCGCACTTCGGTTACGATGACACGTTCTGGACGACATTGTGCTCGGACTCGATCACGGACATGCTGGAGTACTGA
- the LOC136508849 gene encoding LRR receptor-like serine/threonine-protein kinase HSL2 encodes MAMVYRRYCPRALSCFLLVVPHLFLSLFHQESVATMDVPSSLPPEKEQVTIMMSLSSFVGDSWSSNTNMCTWTGVTCSRSRSGSSMVVTNITLSNYGIRNPSIFASLCHLDTLLSLDLSRNFITSLGDKFSTTSCCMKEGLLSLNLSSNQLYHRLSDFSGFSQLEILDLSLNYFTSENLSADLSSFPKLRILDISSNKLNGYVPTSMVLSLTELVLSDNQLKGSIPTGLFKYENLTLLDLSRNYLTGTVPDKFLSFSKLETLLLSGNRLSGGIPESLSNVTMLFRFAANQNNFTVPVPNSITTHLKMLDLSYNSLSGKIPPDLLSHMGLHTVDLTNNILEGTIPSHLSRSLYRLRLGGNRLRGNISHSICDGMGLAYLELDDNQLTGNIPSELSKCKSLTLLNLGSNKFQGPVPVAISSLEKLVVLNLQNNSISGPIPDTFSDIRSLTTLNLGHNHLSGSIPSDLGSSSELGILDLSYNNLTGEVPSSLWNLQSLTQLVLSYNNLSGFVPSLRQSVYIDIVGNPDLVTGTGNNNYTPSHSTDKRRAHNVVVTIFAAAGALVGICFLVVIATISSPKRTYRVDNVRIPPGEDASQITKGGLITMNCFCTSAIMFMKEKQDEWRITAFQTLNFEAADILQGLNEENLVGSGGSGQVYRVTYTNRYNRSIGVVAVKQIRSFGSLDELEHEFESEASILCNIRHNNIVKLLCCFSGTDSKLLVYDYMDNGSLDRWLHGDYVLRAGHPMARVRPVQRVPLDWPTRLIVAVGAAQGLCYMHHHCSPPIIHRDVKTSNILLDSEFRAKVADFGLARMLMQAGEPNTMTWVVGSFGYMAPEYAYTRKVNEKVDVFGFGVVLLELTTDKNANDGGDHGSLAEWAGHHSRSGASIPDATDICIRYAGYADEIETVFRLRVKCTANSPSSRPTMEDVLQILLKCSEQTLRKSRLECTP; translated from the exons ATGGCCATGGTGTACAGGAGGTATTGTCCTCGTGCTCTCAGCTGCTTCTTACTGGTAGTACCGcacctcttcttgtccttgtttcACCAAGAGTCAGTGGCCACCATGGATGTGCCATCTTCCCTACCACCTGAGAAGGAGCAGGTGACCATCATGATGAGTCTCTCGAGCTTCGTGGGTGACAGTTGGAGCTCCAACACAAATATGTGCACCTGGACTGGAGTTACCTGCTCGCGCTCTAGGTCTGGTTCTTCCATGGTCGTGACCAACATCACTCTGTCCAACTACGGCATACGCAACCCCTCTATCTTTGCCTCCTTATGCCATCTTGACACCTTGTTGTCCCTTGATCTCTCAAGAAATTTCATTACCAGTTTGGGGGACAAATTCTCCACCACTTCTTGCTGTATGAAGGAAGGATTGCTGTCACTCAATCTGAGCAGCAATCAGTTATATCACAGGCTCAGTGATTTTTCTGGTTTCTCACAGTTGGAGATCCTTGATCTGTCCTTAAATTATTTTACTAGTGAAAATTTGAGTGCAGACTTGAGCTCTTTTCCCAAATTGAGGATCTTGGATATTAGTTCAAATAAGTTGAATGGTTATGTTCCTACAAGTATGGTCCTCTCTTTGACGGAGTTGGTATTATCTGATAATCAGTTGAAGGGTTCAATCCCTACTGGTCTGTTTAAATATGAAAATCTTACTCTACTGGATCTCAGCCGAAATTATCTAACTGGTACTGTCCCAGATAAGTTCTTGAGTTTCTCAAAGCTGGAGACTTTGCTCCTGTCGGGAAATAGATTGAGTGGGGGAATACCAGAGAGTCTGTCAAATGTGACAATGCTGTTCCGGTTTGCAGCAAACCAGAACAACTTCACTGTTCCAGTTCCCAATAGTATTACCACTCATCTCAAGATGTTGGATTTGAGCTATAACAGTCTGAGTGGAAAGATTCCTCCAGATCTCCTCTCGCATATGGGGTTGCACACTGTTGATCTTACCAATAACATTCTTGAAGGGACTATTCCAAGCCATTTGTCTCGAAGCCTCTACCGCTTGAGGCTTGGTGGAAACAGGCTTAGAGGGAACATCTCACACTCAATTTGTGATGGCATGGGCTTGGCTTATCTTGAGTTGGATGACAACCAGTTGACTGGAAATATACCTTCAGAGCTTAGTAAATGCAAGAGCTTGACTTTGTTGAATCTGGGATCAAATAAGTTTCAGGGTCCAGTTCCTGTTGCCATCAGTAGCCTTGAGAAGCTGGTAGTTCTGAATCTTCAAAACAACTCCATTAGTGGACCTATCCCAGATACATTTTCTGATATAAGAAGTCTGACCACACTGAATCTTGGTCACAACCATCTCAGTGGATCTATTCCTTCAGATCTTGGCTCTTCAAGTGAATTAGGGATTCTTGATCTTTCATATAACAACCTGACTGGTGAGGTTCCATCTTCACTATGGAACCTGCAAAGCTTGACACAGCTGGTGCTTTCTTATAATAATCTTTCTGGGTTTGTTCCTAGTCTCCGCCAAAGTGTTTATATTGATATAGTTGGGAATCCTGATCTTGTAACTGGTACAGGAAACAATAATTACACTCCTAGTCATAGTACTGATAAGAGAAGGGCACACAACGTTGTAGTCACCATCTTTGCCGCTGCTGGTGCTCTTGTTGGAATATGCTTTCTTGTTGTTATTGCTACGATCTCATCACCAAAGAGAACATACCGCGTAGACAACGTAAGGATACCACCTGGGGAGGATGCTTCTCAAATCACTAAGGGTGGCCTCATAACAATGAACTGCTTCTGCACCTCTGCGATTATGTTCATGAAAGAAAAGCAGGATGAATGGCGAATTACAGCTTTCCAGACTCTGAACTTCGAGGCTGCAGACATACTCCAGGGACTAAATGAAGAGAACCTTGTTGGCAGCGGTGGTTCAGGGCAGGTTTACCGCGTCACATACACCAACCGGTACAACAGGAGCATCGGGGTGGTGGCCGTGAAGCAGATACGAAGCTTTGGGTCGCTGGACGAGTTGGAGCATGAGTTTGAGTCCGAGGCTAGCATCCTGTGCAACATCCGGCACAACAACATTGTCAAGCTGCTGTGCTGCTTTTCTGGCACGGACTCTAAGCTCCTCGTGTATGATTACATGGACAACGGCAGCCTGGACAGATGGCTCCATGGCGATTACGTCCTCCGTGCAGGGCACCCTATGGCGAGGGTGCGGCCTGTGCAGCGTGTGCCGTTGGACTGGCCAACGAGGCTCATAGTGGCTGTCGGGGCAGCGCAGGGGCTGTGCTACATGCACCACCATTGCTCGCCTCCCATCATTCACCGGGACGTCAAGACGAGCAATATCCTGCTGGACTCGGAGTTCCGGGCTAAGGTTGCGGACTTCGGGCTGGCTAGGATGCTGATGCAAGCAGGGGAACCCAACACGATGACCTGGGTAGTTGGATCATTCGGCTACATGGCTCCTG AGTATGCTTACACGAGGAAGGTGAATGAGAAAGTGGATGTTTTCGGCTTTGGTGTTGTGCTCTTGGAGCTCACAACTGACAAGAATGCCAACGATGGTGGCGATCACGGTTCCCTGGCAGAATGGGCAGGGCATCACTCCCGATCAGGGGCGAGTATCCCTGATGCTACAGACATCTGCATCAGATATGCAGGGTATGCTGACGAGATTGAGACCGTGTTCAGGCTACGCGTGAAATGCACGGCTAACTCACCGTCCTCACGACCTACTATGGAGGATGTGCTGCAGATTTTACTCAAATGCAGCGAGCAGACGCTCAGGAAAAGCAGACTGGAGTGTACTCCGTAG